From the genome of Alosa alosa isolate M-15738 ecotype Scorff River chromosome 18, AALO_Geno_1.1, whole genome shotgun sequence, one region includes:
- the LOC125311749 gene encoding C-reactive protein-like: protein MQTFFIASILFTACCAVPRDLSGKMFTFPVESNVARVRLPPSRNNFTSVTVCLRFFTDLTRSYSLFSTASTANNNDFLIFKTANKGRFEVHTRGANSQFNGLPDEPNTWYSICSTWDSNSGLAQVWINGNSSTRKVGFKGNLDGKPSIVLGQEQDSVDGGFAAAQSFVGMITDVHMWDYVLSACEIQRFASDLNFTPGDVINWRALDFNIVGDVVIEDSQTYGCFHNQ from the exons ATGCAGACGTTTTTTATTGCAAGCATCCTTTTCACAGCCTGTTGTGCTGTTCCTCGAG ATCTGTCAGGTAAAATGTTTACGTTTCCTGTGGAGTCCAATGTTGCTCGTGTCAGACTCCCGCCATCAAGAAATAACTTCACCTCTGTGACCGTCTGCCTCAG GTTCTTTACCGACCTTACTCGATCCTACTCTCTTTTTTCTACTGCATCCACCGCCAATAACAATGACTTCCTAATCTTCAAAACCGCAAACAAAGGTCGTTTTGAAGTGCACACACGTGGCGCAAACTCTCAATTTAATGGCCTACCAGATGAGCCGAACACCTGGTACTCCATCTGCAGCACCTGGGATTCCAACTCCGGACTGGCTCAGGTCTGGATCAATGGGAACTCAAGTACCAGGAAGGTCGGATTCAAGGGAAATCTGGATGGAAAGCCAAGCATAGTACTGGGACAAGAGCAGGACTCGGTGGATGGAGGGTTTGCTGCAGCCCAGTCATTTGTAGGGATGATCACTGATGTCCATATGTGGGACTATGTCCTTTCTGCTTGTGAGATTCAGCGGTTTGCTAGTGACCTGAACTTCACCCCTGGTGATGTCATCAACTGGAGAGCCCTTGATTTCAACATCGTTGGGGATGTTGTAATTGAGGACAGTCAGACATATGGTTGTTTTCATAATCAgtaa